Below is a genomic region from Candidatus Binatia bacterium.
GCTGCCTCGTGCGCGGTCGCACGGCGAACATCCGGCTCCTGTACGCGGTCAACCGCTCCGGACCCATCGAGGTCGAACTGATCCAGCCGGTCGAAGGCGAATACACCGTAAGTGAGCATCTACGCACTCATGGTGAAGGCTTGCATCACGTCCGCTTCCGGGTGACGCCCATCGAGCCGAAGCTCGAGCAGCTGCGCCACGAGGGCTTCGAAACCCTCCTCTTCAAGCGCTTCGAGCAGCTCAATGTAGCCTTCGCGTACCTGCGGATCCCGACAGACATGGGGGGCAGCGTGATCGAGTTGCTCGAGATGTCCTGAGGCACTGCCTCACAATGGCCACACGAGCGGGATGACCGCCACCGCCGGCATGTTCACGTGTTCAGGTGTGCGCGGAAGAAGGCGATCGCGCGTGCCCAGGCGTCTTTGGCGGCCTCGGGCTTGTAGGTGTCGGGGTGCTGGTCGTTGAAGAAGGCGTGGCCTGCGCCCGAGTAAATCTTTGTCTCAAACGTCTTTCCCGTCCGGCGCAGCACGCCTTCCAGCTCCTTGATATCGGGCCGCGGAATCAGTGCGTCTTGCTCCCCAAAGAGCCCGAGATACGGGCAGCTCAGGTTGGGCGCGAGGCGGAGCGGGTCCTCGGCCTTGTCCGGCGAACGCAACATGCCGTAGAAGCTCACGCAGGCGGCGAGTTTCTGCACGGCGCACGCGGCCATCAATGCGTATCGGCCACCCATGCAAAAACCGGTGATGCCGACGGAACGCGAGCGGACTTCCGGCCGCGTGCCGAGGAAGCGTACGGCGGCGTCAATGTCTGCCAGCACACGCTGATCATTCAATTGCTGCAACCATTCGAACACGGCCTCCATGTCCGGCAGCTCCGGTGCTCCCTCCCGGCTGTACAGGTCGATCGCCAGGGCGAAGAATCCCTCGTTTGCGAACCGACCTGCGATGTCGCGGTAGTGGTCCGTCAGGCCGCGGACATCGTGGATGATGATGACCGCCGGCAGGCGGTCGTCACGTCGCAGCCAGGCGGCATGGGCCTTGATTCGATCTTCCTTGCGGGTGAAAC
It encodes:
- a CDS encoding VOC family protein; translation: MHKELSGRLGLGPIDQVAYAVENMEHALDRYAAMFGPFEVAEARMEGCLVRGRTANIRLLYAVNRSGPIEVELIQPVEGEYTVSEHLRTHGEGLHHVRFRVTPIEPKLEQLRHEGFETLLFKRFEQLNVAFAYLRIPTDMGGSVIELLEMS
- a CDS encoding dienelactone hydrolase family protein: MRTTLLRTEEIGFTRKEDRIKAHAAWLRRDDRLPAVIIIHDVRGLTDHYRDIAGRFANEGFFALAIDLYSREGAPELPDMEAVFEWLQQLNDQRVLADIDAAVRFLGTRPEVRSRSVGITGFCMGGRYALMAACAVQKLAACVSFYGMLRSPDKAEDPLRLAPNLSCPYLGLFGEQDALIPRPDIKELEGVLRRTGKTFETKIYSGAGHAFFNDQHPDTYKPEAAKDAWARAIAFFRAHLNT